The Ursus arctos isolate Adak ecotype North America unplaced genomic scaffold, UrsArc2.0 scaffold_33, whole genome shotgun sequence DNA segment GTGTCGGGCATGTCGTGCTCCACGGAGTAGACGGCTGCCGAGAAGGTGAAGATGCCCATGGTGATGAAGAGCAGCAGGCAGCCCACCTGCTGGTAGCACTGGCGCAGCGTGAAGCCGAAGGCGCGCAGGCCGGTGGAGTGGCGCGCCAGCTTGAGGATGCGCAGGACGCGCATGAGGCGCATGATACGCAGCACCTGGCCCACCTTGCCCACGCGGCCCACGGTCTCTATGTCGTGCTCCCGCGGCGAGCCCCGGCCGTGCCCCTGGTCCTCGCCCGTGAAGCACTCGAGCAGCAGCTGCAGGTAGAGCGGCAGGATGGCCACCAGGTCGACCACGTTGAGCGCGCTGCGCGCGAAGCGCCGCAGGTCGGGCGTGGAGGCGAGGCGCAGCAGGAACTCGAGCGTGAAGAAGGCCATGCACAGCATCTCCACGTGCTCCAGGATGGGCCGTGGgtcgccgccgcccgcgccctgCTCCGCCTGCTGCTGCATCTCCTCCACCGTGTTGAGCGCCAGCGCCACGACGGAGATGAGCACGAAGAGGCTAGAGGCCACCCCGATGGCCTTGGCGGCCACGGACGAGAAGGGCTTCTCCAGCAGGTTCCAGAGGCGGCGGCGCTGCGGCCCATAGAAGCGCATGTCGCGGAAGAGCTCCTCGGCCTCCTCGGCCTGCGCCTGCGCGCGCAGCTCACGCTGGATCTTGAGCTGCTCGCTGAGCTCGTCGCGCCGCTCCTCGAAGCATATGCGGCAGCAGCGCGGCGTGTACTTGAGCCGCACGCCCCAGTAGCCCAGCTCCTCCAGGAAGCAGCGCGGGCACAGCTCGTCCAGCACCAGCAGCACCCCGGACGCGTAGAAGTTGTAGACCAGCTGGAAGACGGCCGGGTCGCGGTCGAAGAAGTACTCGTCCGTCTGTTCCTCGTAGTCGTCGCACAGGCCCAGCTGGCGGCTGCGGCTGGTGGACATGGCCAGGCGGCCCAGGCGCGTCTTGGGGTAACAGGCTAGCTGGCAGTAGTCCAGGCGGTAGCTCTGGCCGCCCACGTTCACGTTCAGCGTGGACGACACAGCGGGAAGGTCGGTGCGGCCGTCCGGCTGGGCGGCCGCGGCCTCTGGCTGCCGATCGTCCTCGCCCGGGTCGTCCTTCAggtcgtcctcctcctccccatcctcgtCCTCCTCGATGTAGTAGTTGTAGTTGCCCTCGGTCCAGGGCGGGATGCTGGCCTGGGAGCCGGAGCGGGCCCCCAGGGAGCAGACGCTCCTGCGGTGCGGGCCGCCGCCGGCCTGGGACGCCTCCTCACCCTCCGTAGTGTTCCAGGGCCTGTAGCCCCAGGACCGCCTCCTCTCGCTCTGTTTCAGCATGGCTGCAGGGGGCGAGCCCCTTGCTTTGCCTTCCTGGCTGTCGTGGGCTTTTTGGGCTGGTCACTGCCACCGGGAGGACGGCGCCTGTACCCTGCACTGACTTGGAGCAGCCTGCCCGGGACGAGGGACGGTCCCAGTCTGGCCCCTGGAGTCTGAACGTGCGCAGATGGCTGTTGACTGCTCTAATCTTGCTGATACGGAAGCGGCAAGTGTTAGGAGGGATTTAGAGCCTCTTAGCTGgtttcctccccctctgcctgcactGACGTCGGGGTTGGTTATGTGGTCTTAAATCTGTAGATAATCAGAAGGTGGCAGGGCTTATTGCTAATAAAAATGTCGCCAACCCTTAGGCCTGTCCTTAGGAAGTGCTCAGGATGCTGGCGCTGGTGTGAAATCCAGCGAATTAGCTCTAGAATCCGGATGCCTGTGTCCTGGCCTCACTATTGAAGTTGCAGCCTCTGCAGGAACAAGGACAGGAAGGGCAGCAGAATGCTTAAAGCGGACTTCACCATAAGCCTGTTTTCTTCTTAGCGTAGCCCTTGCTCGGATCACCTAAGACTTCAAGCGATCCCCTTCCCGTTCTTTCACATGATGGTTTCTTCCCAAATGGATTCTGCTTAAGAGCCCTGCTTTAGTCCAGTCTGATCTTCTCAGACCCAGCTTCGATCCCcttttgtctctgtttctctgcctctcttttccttccctctttggAAGGATGAGAGCGCATTTCCAGATAGATCCCAGAACTAGCGGGTACATGTTCTTTTGGTCCTGCTTAGCTGCTCTTTTAGGGCCACATGTAAAGGTGGCCAGACTTTATTTCAGGGAAAAAGTCTTCATCATTCTTCGGGacaacatttaaaacaattttttttttaagtctctttccATGTGGAAAGCAACGTGCTAGATGCTGGGGATGGGAAATCTTTGGGGACACAGTTGCTCGCAGTTTTGTGGGTGATGGAGTTAGGTAAACACAGCAAAAGAGTGAGTAAAAAATACAGGGTAGCAGAGAAGACGAAGGGATTTTTTTCTGAGcagagatatgtttttaaattcagtttattttgaAGAGCTAATAAGTGTGGATGGCAAACAATTGAAAAGGTGCAAAGTTGCCTTAGAGAAGAGAGTTTCTCGCTCTCCCAAACCGAAGTTGCAGTTATCAGATGTGCCTCTGAGGAGGCAACCACTGTTGTTATTCCAGAATACTTTTTGGTTGTTCTTCCAGAAATATCCTAAACATATACAAGCAAAAACCTGTCTCCATCTGTCATCTGACTAGCTCTCTGTTATTAACACAAATCGTAGCATACTGTACACATTGCTTTTTCCAATTAACCGTGTGCCTTAGAGCTGTTTTCATACCTGAACATAAATATCCACCTGACTTTGAAAGTAGCCTGACAGGGATAAACATTCAGGTTGTTTTATATCTTGACTCTTGTAAACAACGGTGAAAGGAATGACTTTGTGTATACGTTACTTCACACATGTTCAAGATGGAGGAAGGACCACTGAGAAACCTGACCAGATAGGACAGAGCAAATTGGACAGATACCTTGGGAAGAGTTTGAAAACGATACCATCTTACACATGCGTGAATGATTGCTGTTACTTCAGATGTTCTGTCTGATAGGAATGTGTGGGCCTCATTTGGAAACCTGATTCAAACaaaaagcctaaaacattttCAAGAGTTGGAAATTCGTTGGTATTTAGGAACTCTTATGGATACTCTTAGTTGTGATAATGGTCTTGTAATGTTAAAGGCTGTGTCTCCTTTAGAGACACATAACACATAATAGAAGTATTTATGGATGGGATGATACGATACCTGAGCTTTGCTTCAAGAGAatatgggggagagagaaagggagtggcCGTAGCATGGGAGTAAGATCCATTAAGACAAGCCATGAGTTAGTAACTGTCGACACTGAGTGATGGGGGCACAGAGGTTCATTAGGCTATTCTGCTTTCATAGGTGTTTGAATTtcttcagaataaaaagcttttggaggcgcttgggtggctcagttggttaagtgtctgccttcggctcaagtcatgatcccgggtcctgggatcaagccccacatcgggctccctgctccacggggagtctgcttctccctctcctcctgctctctctctctcaaataagtaaataaaatcttttttaaaaagttttaaaaaaggcatATAAAGGATAAATTATTAGAGGTGGAATTGCAGGTCAAAGACTGCATTTTTGCAATTTTGATCAATGATGCCAATTTCCCTCATAAAAATTTTACTAATACGTAACTCACCATCACGCTTCTGCAGCTCTGCCCATGTGATAGGTGACAAATGACATGTGCgataatttttatttgcatttctctcattgTGAATGCAGCTCAGCATCTCCTCCTGTCAttagttgtatttcttttttctgcttttcatcgATAGGTTGGTATTTCTCTTATCGATTTGAAGGAGAGCGATCTATATTTTGAGACTAGACCCTTTGCCTGGGGTATGGATTGCAAGTTTCACGTCTGACTTACCTtcagtgaggtttttttttcccctgtacattttttatttgaagactTCTCAGTGTGGTGGCATATTGGGAAAGTCTTCACTGCTGtgtaattttcaaagaattttcttcTTACAGTTTTACTTCTCACATTTAAGGATTTGATCCATCAAGAATTAATTTTGAGGTAAAGAGTGAAGTAGGGACTTAGCTCTGTTTTCCAGGGTTTTATTCACATGTCCCAACACATTAACTGAATAATCTGTCTTTCCCCCCTGGTGAGCAGTGCTGTCTTTATCACGTAGGTCAGTTTTAATTACGCTTCTGGGTCATCGGGACAGGTCACAGGTTCGACAGGCTCAGCCCTTGATGACATTGTTCAGCTCTCAGTAGACCTCAAACCTCCAAGCTGAAGATAACGTCTAATCAGGCCTAGCCTTTACGTTCCTGACTGTCCCACTTCTCCTGTCCTGCTCTTGGCATACAGTGTTGATGTTGCTTCTCCAGCCACCCACTGACTTCTCCAGTTCCATCTCTTCTTTCTGTGGTGCCAAGTACTATTGACAAGTACCTTTACTATGTCGAAGCGATGACACTGTTTTAAAAGAGTATCgttcttttcatatttctcaTTGCCTCTCTTTCCATTGCAGTCATATGCTGCTGC contains these protein-coding regions:
- the KCNV2 gene encoding potassium voltage-gated channel subfamily V member 2 is translated as MLKQSERRRSWGYRPWNTTEGEEASQAGGGPHRRSVCSLGARSGSQASIPPWTEGNYNYYIEEDEDGEEEDDLKDDPGEDDRQPEAAAAQPDGRTDLPAVSSTLNVNVGGQSYRLDYCQLACYPKTRLGRLAMSTSRSRQLGLCDDYEEQTDEYFFDRDPAVFQLVYNFYASGVLLVLDELCPRCFLEELGYWGVRLKYTPRCCRICFEERRDELSEQLKIQRELRAQAQAEEAEELFRDMRFYGPQRRRLWNLLEKPFSSVAAKAIGVASSLFVLISVVALALNTVEEMQQQAEQGAGGGDPRPILEHVEMLCMAFFTLEFLLRLASTPDLRRFARSALNVVDLVAILPLYLQLLLECFTGEDQGHGRGSPREHDIETVGRVGKVGQVLRIMRLMRVLRILKLARHSTGLRAFGFTLRQCYQQVGCLLLFITMGIFTFSAAVYSVEHDMPDTNFTSIPHAWWWAAVSLSTVGYGDMYPETILGRLFAFLCIAFGIILNGMPISILYNKFSDYYSKLKAYEYTAMRRERGKVEFLQRARKKMAECLARSHLQPPPRQES